A window of the Paenibacillus woosongensis genome harbors these coding sequences:
- a CDS encoding peptidoglycan DD-metalloendopeptidase family protein, protein MKGFRGKIGLDWLTERYQSAVQRIRPSHNLPENEQDDIDSTDIEQKTRSRRVRIGAIAAVLATGMLLAGYQYAQAHTVTYYRVMLHDEEIGTIDSEDQLQALYKRKEQEYAEKYPQADMVVNTKGITTVEAKKYKARIDTEVTLDKLYERLTGYSRGVELKVDGETIAVVKDQATANAILEQVKGKYIPGTSSNNAASRIKLVSSNPNAAKKQNGVTVESAEIVEDVTQVAVKTDPNKVLSAEEAVQRIVEGSEAAITYVVREGDTISSIAKRYGVTQKELFANNPGVQEKTMQIGTELNVKALKPALTVKTVELVSEEIVTEPEVIIQKNADMKAGQSKVVAEGQSGLKIMEYRLTKENGEVVTEEWLGHEVIKASSPRIIMKGTKIVGEGSGQFAWPVSGARMTSSYGERWGRTHKGVDLVSSNRNILAADEGVVSFAGVKSGYGNVIIINHNNGYETLYGHLSKISVKEGEVVEKGSKIGIMGSTGRSTGTHLHFEIHKNGTVQNPMKYL, encoded by the coding sequence ATGAAGGGTTTCAGGGGGAAAATTGGGCTTGATTGGCTTACGGAGCGGTATCAGTCTGCGGTTCAGCGTATCAGGCCAAGCCATAATCTACCGGAAAATGAGCAAGATGATATAGATAGCACGGATATAGAGCAGAAAACGCGATCACGCAGAGTCAGAATTGGGGCAATCGCTGCCGTACTTGCAACAGGCATGTTATTGGCTGGTTACCAGTATGCGCAGGCGCATACGGTGACCTATTACCGCGTCATGCTCCATGATGAGGAGATCGGAACGATCGATAGCGAGGATCAGCTGCAGGCGCTCTACAAGCGCAAAGAGCAGGAGTACGCCGAGAAGTATCCACAGGCGGATATGGTGGTTAATACGAAGGGCATAACAACGGTCGAGGCGAAGAAGTATAAAGCCAGGATTGATACGGAGGTTACTCTGGACAAGCTGTATGAGAGGCTGACGGGTTATTCCCGCGGGGTAGAGCTGAAGGTCGACGGCGAGACCATTGCGGTCGTGAAGGATCAGGCAACGGCAAACGCGATTCTGGAGCAAGTGAAAGGGAAATACATACCGGGCACTTCATCCAATAATGCGGCTTCTAGAATTAAATTAGTGAGCAGCAATCCGAACGCGGCCAAGAAGCAAAACGGTGTAACCGTGGAATCCGCAGAGATCGTGGAGGACGTAACGCAGGTTGCGGTAAAGACGGATCCGAACAAGGTGCTGAGCGCCGAGGAGGCGGTTCAGCGCATCGTAGAGGGCAGCGAGGCAGCGATCACTTATGTCGTTCGCGAAGGGGATACGATCTCATCCATTGCTAAGCGGTACGGGGTGACTCAGAAGGAATTGTTCGCGAATAACCCTGGCGTTCAGGAGAAGACAATGCAGATCGGTACGGAGCTGAACGTAAAGGCGTTGAAGCCTGCTCTAACCGTAAAGACGGTTGAACTGGTATCCGAGGAAATCGTCACCGAACCGGAAGTGATTATTCAGAAAAATGCGGATATGAAAGCCGGTCAGTCCAAGGTTGTTGCGGAAGGGCAAAGCGGTCTGAAGATTATGGAATATCGGCTGACCAAAGAGAATGGCGAGGTGGTCACCGAGGAATGGCTTGGCCATGAGGTCATTAAGGCATCGTCGCCGCGCATCATTATGAAAGGAACGAAGATCGTCGGCGAGGGCAGCGGCCAGTTCGCGTGGCCGGTATCCGGCGCACGAATGACGAGCAGCTACGGCGAGCGTTGGGGCCGAACTCATAAAGGCGTCGATCTGGTCTCCTCGAATCGGAACATTCTTGCCGCGGATGAAGGAGTTGTCAGCTTCGCAGGCGTCAAGTCCGGCTATGGCAATGTTATTATTATTAATCATAATAACGGATATGAGACGCTGTATGGGCATCTGAGCAAGATCAGTGTCAAGGAAGGCGAAGTCGTCGAGAAAGGTTCGAAAATCGGGATTATGGGCAGCACGGGACGTTCCACCGGTACTCATCTGCATTTTGAAATTCATAAGAACGGTACCGTCCAAAACCCGATGAAATATTTATAG